The genomic region CGTGGGGTTGGTGACCGGCGTGTGCCTGGCCGAGCGCGGCAACGAGGTGCACTGCGTGGATACGAACCCGGAGGTCGTCGAGAAGCTTAGCGGGGGGCAGGTCACCATCTTCGAGCCGGGGCTCGACGAGATCTACCTGCGCAACCTGAAGAAGAACCGGATCGCGTTCTCCGGCGACCTCGAGAAGGCCGTGGTCCCGGCCGAGATCGTCTTCCTGTGCCTGCCGACCCCTCCGGGCGAGGACGGCTCCGCCGACCTCCGATACATCCTCCAGGTGGCGGGGGACCTGGGGAAGATCTTCGCCCGCAATCCGGGCGCCGGATACAAGGTGATCGTGGACAAATCCACCGTGCCGGTCGGGACCAGCGAAAAGGTGCAGGCGGCCATCCGGGCGAACGCGGGGCCTTCGTTCGACTTCGACGTGGTGTCGAACCCCGAGTTCCTGCGCGAGGGGTTCGCGGTCGAGGATTTCCTGCGGCCGGAGCGCGTGGTGATCGGGTGCGCGAGCGAGCGGGCGATCGTCGCCCTCAAGGACCTGTACGAGCCGTTCCTCCAGCCGGGGAGCAAGGTGATCGTGATGGACGAAAAGAGCGCCGAGGTGACCAAGTACGCGGCGAACGCCTTCCTGGCGCTGAAGATCTCCTACATGAACGACCTGGCGAACTTCTGCGACGCGGTGGGGGCCGACATCGACAGGATCCGCGAGGGGATCGGGTCGGACTCGCGCATCGGGCACAAGTTCCTCTTCCCGGGCCTCGGGTACGGCGGGTCGTGCCTGCCCAAGGACGTGAAGGCGCTGCTTCGGAGCGCAAACGACGCGGGGGCCCCGCTGACGGTGCTGACCGCGGTGGAGACCATCAACCAGGAGCAGCGGAAGCGGTTCTTCCGGAAGATGGAGCGTCATTTCGGAGGGGAGCTCTCGGGCAAGCGCGTGGCGGTCTGGGGGATCGCGTTCAAGCCGAACACCGACGACACGCGGGAGGCGCCGGTCTTCCATATCCTCGACGAGCTGTTGAAAGCGAACGCGTCGGTCGTCGCGTACGACCCGGAGGCGATGGCGGGGGCGCGGGCCCGGTACGGCGACCGGATCGCGTACGCCGAGTCATCGTACGGCGCGCTGCAGGGGGCCGACGCGCTGGTGATCGCCACCGAGTGGAACGAGTTCCGCAAGCCGGACTTCGGCCTGATGAAGACGCTGATGCGGAACGCGGTGATCTTCGACGGCCGCAACATCTACGAACCGCGGAAGATGCGGGAACGCGGCTTCCTGTACCATTCGATCGGCCGGAAGGCCCACGAGGCCCACGCCCGGGTCTGACCCCCAGAACAGGGACGTTCACA from Deltaproteobacteria bacterium harbors:
- a CDS encoding UDP-glucose/GDP-mannose dehydrogenase family protein, with translation MNVAIVGTGYVGLVTGVCLAERGNEVHCVDTNPEVVEKLSGGQVTIFEPGLDEIYLRNLKKNRIAFSGDLEKAVVPAEIVFLCLPTPPGEDGSADLRYILQVAGDLGKIFARNPGAGYKVIVDKSTVPVGTSEKVQAAIRANAGPSFDFDVVSNPEFLREGFAVEDFLRPERVVIGCASERAIVALKDLYEPFLQPGSKVIVMDEKSAEVTKYAANAFLALKISYMNDLANFCDAVGADIDRIREGIGSDSRIGHKFLFPGLGYGGSCLPKDVKALLRSANDAGAPLTVLTAVETINQEQRKRFFRKMERHFGGELSGKRVAVWGIAFKPNTDDTREAPVFHILDELLKANASVVAYDPEAMAGARARYGDRIAYAESSYGALQGADALVIATEWNEFRKPDFGLMKTLMRNAVIFDGRNIYEPRKMRERGFLYHSIGRKAHEAHARV